The Bifidobacterium eulemuris genome includes a window with the following:
- a CDS encoding sensor histidine kinase, with the protein MQWWQIALPALVAVAVLAVAVALAYMRGRDVGERDARSRYAGGGTAGLIRPTGSTGAGLPQNADASLFGSDLPVRAAEEGFIQVMTDAVIIADAHGFVHYASADAMPLGLVEASRLVSPEVGDILAQVVSDGETREREVRMPIDHAAVESAEPSSGRGVKAGQSAPSHTRYLNVRVGAIAPARYAILLSDMSEQRRFEAMRRDFVTNVSHELKTPAGAIALLAETIADAADDPDAVRYFSGRVSKESERLTELVHRLIDLQKAQDDTALPAAQRLSVLAVAREAIAENRVQAAAKHIDVRLSCAGKPVSTDAGIAGENLRSAEPTDAAEPTDDAELADIARDSTDFTQGMAASDASQDVLVNADEESLTTAVKNLIENAIRYSPERTTVNVAVSERDGTATIRVIDQGIGIPQASLGRIFERFYRVDPARSRATGGTGLGLAIVKHCVQDCGGTITVWSREGEGSTFTIELPSAERQGHTTQDTQERAK; encoded by the coding sequence ATGCAATGGTGGCAGATCGCATTGCCGGCGCTGGTCGCCGTGGCCGTGCTGGCGGTGGCGGTCGCGCTCGCCTATATGCGCGGTCGTGACGTGGGCGAACGCGACGCCCGCTCCCGATACGCCGGCGGGGGAACGGCCGGCTTGATTAGGCCGACTGGCTCGACCGGTGCCGGCTTGCCGCAGAACGCCGACGCATCGCTGTTTGGGTCCGACCTGCCCGTGCGCGCCGCCGAAGAGGGCTTCATCCAGGTGATGACGGACGCCGTGATCATCGCGGACGCCCACGGCTTCGTCCACTACGCCAGCGCCGACGCGATGCCGCTCGGCCTGGTCGAGGCGTCCCGTCTCGTCTCGCCGGAGGTGGGGGACATCCTCGCCCAAGTCGTGAGCGACGGCGAAACCCGCGAACGCGAGGTGCGCATGCCCATCGACCATGCCGCCGTCGAATCCGCCGAACCCAGCAGCGGACGCGGCGTGAAGGCCGGACAATCCGCCCCCTCGCATACGCGCTATCTCAACGTGCGCGTGGGTGCGATCGCCCCCGCGCGCTATGCGATCCTCTTAAGTGACATGAGCGAACAGCGGCGCTTCGAGGCGATGCGCCGCGACTTCGTCACCAACGTCTCGCACGAGCTGAAAACCCCGGCGGGCGCGATCGCCCTGCTCGCCGAAACCATCGCCGACGCGGCCGACGATCCGGACGCCGTGCGCTACTTCTCCGGCCGTGTCTCCAAGGAATCCGAACGGCTCACCGAACTGGTGCACCGACTGATCGACCTGCAGAAAGCGCAGGACGACACCGCCCTGCCCGCCGCTCAACGGCTGTCGGTGCTCGCCGTGGCTCGCGAGGCTATCGCCGAGAACCGCGTGCAGGCCGCCGCCAAGCATATCGACGTGCGGCTCTCCTGCGCGGGCAAGCCGGTATCCACGGACGCTGGAATCGCCGGCGAAAACCTGCGGAGCGCGGAACCTACAGATGCCGCGGAACCCACGGATGACGCGGAACTCGCAGATATCGCGCGCGATTCCACAGACTTCACGCAAGGCATGGCGGCTTCCGACGCGTCGCAGGACGTGCTGGTGAACGCGGACGAGGAATCCCTCACCACCGCGGTCAAAAACCTCATCGAAAACGCGATTCGCTACTCGCCCGAACGCACCACCGTCAACGTGGCGGTCAGCGAACGAGACGGCACGGCGACCATCCGCGTCATCGACCAGGGCATCGGCATCCCGCAGGCCTCGCTCGGCCGCATTTTCGAACGTTTCTACCGCGTGGATCCGGCGCGCTCGCGGGCCACCGGCGGCACCGGACTGGGCCTGGCGATCGTCAAGCATTGCGTTCAGGACTGCGGCGGCACCATCACCGTGTGGTCGCGCGAAGGCGAAGGCTCCACATTCACCATCGAACTGCCATCCGCCGAAAGGCAGGGGCATACCACCCAAGACACTCAAGAAAGGGCGAAATGA
- a CDS encoding sensor histidine kinase, which yields MAVRNSILFKERTLYCAISWLFAIGIIADWANTLGATPLLHAENLIVVMLLLFLPLRPVIFASIIVVVCFVLAFAPFPSAGVYWLQASPVWLASAVLGKHIANVIIPSCAFVLFQSLIIVGSATQLWWVSSFAATMQPVIVAWGIGALIGQMTRNERERAAAEIQNQQRAHQLEMLHVLHDSVANNLVYALARLRSFQSNTPAGNNLKDVGEIADVLALSLHELRQQVIIPTRRKLDLTDARPISSVQSPGPTPESTEHTLLQTIQSAAHRLHEQGFIGMPQVIGQVEHLTPSRIELISHCVREVGGNIIKYGMPGPYALAIDTDEQTISILSSNRCSTPHPHEQSSKFTDIDAGTSTGLRLITEEISRAGGTVSTSQESGEWTIFISIPSGSHPPVPSESFNSSDNGSEA from the coding sequence ATGGCTGTGAGAAACAGCATCCTGTTCAAGGAACGTACTCTATATTGCGCAATCTCGTGGCTTTTCGCCATAGGAATCATTGCCGACTGGGCAAACACGCTGGGAGCCACTCCGCTGCTCCATGCAGAGAATCTCATTGTGGTAATGCTGCTTCTGTTTCTACCGCTGCGTCCGGTCATCTTCGCTTCGATCATCGTAGTCGTTTGTTTTGTTCTCGCATTTGCGCCATTCCCGTCGGCCGGAGTCTACTGGTTGCAGGCATCTCCTGTTTGGCTGGCATCTGCGGTGCTCGGCAAGCATATCGCCAATGTCATTATTCCCTCATGCGCATTCGTTCTGTTTCAATCGCTCATCATCGTTGGCTCAGCCACGCAGTTATGGTGGGTTTCAAGTTTTGCCGCCACCATGCAACCTGTTATCGTCGCTTGGGGCATCGGCGCGCTTATAGGTCAGATGACACGCAACGAGCGAGAACGAGCCGCTGCCGAAATTCAAAATCAACAGCGGGCGCACCAACTTGAGATGCTCCACGTATTGCATGATTCCGTGGCCAATAATCTGGTGTACGCTCTGGCTCGGCTACGTTCTTTTCAGTCGAATACGCCAGCCGGCAATAATCTGAAAGACGTTGGGGAGATAGCGGATGTTCTGGCGCTCAGCCTGCACGAGTTGCGCCAACAAGTCATCATACCAACTCGGCGCAAACTCGATCTCACCGATGCCCGACCGATTTCATCTGTTCAAAGCCCCGGTCCAACTCCGGAGTCCACGGAGCATACGCTACTTCAAACGATACAAAGCGCCGCACATCGTCTTCACGAACAAGGTTTTATCGGAATGCCACAAGTCATCGGACAGGTTGAGCATCTCACTCCTTCACGGATTGAGCTGATATCGCATTGCGTGCGGGAGGTCGGCGGCAACATCATCAAGTACGGCATGCCTGGGCCGTATGCTTTGGCTATCGACACGGATGAACAGACCATATCCATACTCTCGTCAAATCGTTGTTCTACGCCACACCCACATGAACAAAGTTCGAAATTCACTGATATCGACGCTGGAACCAGCACCGGCCTCCGTTTAATCACCGAGGAGATCAGTCGCGCCGGAGGAACGGTTTCAACCAGTCAGGAGTCCGGGGAATGGACCATCTTCATTTCGATTCCCTCTGGCTCGCATCCTCCAGTCCCCTCCGAGTCCTTTAATTCCTCCGATAACGGAAGCGAGGCATAA
- a CDS encoding response regulator transcription factor — protein MCTESLTVGIVDNDPLVSQALVSMFDDQPSPLHVLWNVRNGHDALALCEYTTTQPNVVLTDLRMPGMDGKQLATHITRKYPQITVIGITAFPVENTDEELREAGIHAVLFKEAAIQDYVHTIGHATGKTSLITWQQQSLAFQRLLLTDTEISVLREYLKGRTTIAVAHTMHMSEGTVKTHMNNAYKKLGVHSRAEAIRVCVREHIV, from the coding sequence ATGTGCACCGAATCGTTAACCGTAGGTATTGTGGACAATGACCCACTGGTCTCTCAGGCGCTTGTATCGATGTTCGACGATCAACCCTCACCGCTGCACGTATTATGGAATGTTCGCAATGGTCACGATGCGCTGGCCTTGTGCGAGTACACCACCACACAGCCGAACGTCGTGCTCACGGATCTACGAATGCCTGGAATGGACGGCAAACAGCTGGCGACGCACATCACCCGAAAGTACCCGCAGATCACCGTCATCGGTATCACAGCCTTCCCCGTCGAGAACACCGATGAGGAATTGCGCGAGGCAGGGATACATGCCGTGTTATTCAAAGAGGCGGCCATACAAGACTATGTGCATACCATCGGACACGCCACCGGCAAAACCTCGCTCATCACTTGGCAACAGCAATCATTGGCATTCCAACGGCTACTGCTTACCGACACGGAAATCTCAGTATTGAGGGAATATCTGAAAGGCCGGACCACCATCGCAGTAGCGCATACCATGCATATGAGCGAGGGAACCGTAAAAACGCATATGAATAACGCTTACAAAAAGCTCGGCGTACATAGCCGAGCCGAAGCGATACGCGTGTGCGTGCGCGAACATATCGTGTAG
- the mtnN gene encoding 5'-methylthioadenosine/S-adenosylhomocysteine nucleosidase, which produces MKTIAIIGAMDEEVALIAGALDNVEVDKAASLAVSRGTITTNAGEAVAVAATVGGMGLVNAAATTQHLIDVYRPDALIFTGIAGNLNRDLHINDVVLGGTLRYLDTDMRLVGQWKPGTATEPVEEFHSDERLLRVADEALTAAGTTHITGIIASGNYFVDSPAKVMEVVNATGADAVEMEGAAVAHVAARNDVPALVIRAMSDNADTDYEVFKEFDISEYADTAARLAVDIVKRL; this is translated from the coding sequence ATGAAGACGATCGCGATCATCGGCGCGATGGATGAGGAAGTGGCGCTGATCGCCGGCGCGCTGGATAACGTCGAAGTCGATAAGGCCGCGAGCCTGGCCGTCTCCCGCGGCACCATCACCACGAACGCGGGCGAAGCCGTCGCCGTGGCGGCCACCGTCGGCGGCATGGGCCTGGTGAACGCGGCCGCCACCACACAGCATCTCATCGACGTCTACCGTCCGGACGCGCTGATCTTCACCGGCATCGCCGGCAACCTCAACCGCGACCTGCACATCAACGACGTGGTGCTCGGTGGCACCCTGCGCTACCTCGACACCGACATGCGTCTGGTCGGCCAGTGGAAGCCTGGCACCGCCACCGAGCCGGTCGAGGAATTCCACTCCGACGAGCGGCTGCTGCGCGTGGCCGACGAGGCGCTCACCGCCGCCGGCACCACGCATATCACCGGCATCATCGCCTCCGGCAACTATTTCGTCGACAGCCCCGCCAAGGTGATGGAGGTGGTGAACGCCACCGGCGCCGACGCCGTGGAGATGGAGGGCGCGGCCGTGGCCCACGTCGCTGCGCGCAACGACGTTCCCGCGCTGGTGATCCGCGCCATGAGCGACAACGCCGACACCGACTACGAGGTGTTCAAGGAGTTCGACATCTCCGAATACGCCGACACCGCCGCCCGCCTCGCCGTCGACATCGTCAAGCGCCTGTAG
- a CDS encoding 3-deoxy-7-phosphoheptulonate synthase, translated as MQPNDKPRDIAEDLRVIKQAMDEGKNPLVATDVPRWEDMVGVNRIINRRVIELEPLPTPAQVLTDMPLDEHAQQIVSYSRDEIRACLTGMDDRLLVIVGPCSVHDPAAALDYARRLAKLKDELDEHLLIVMRVYFEKPRTTVGWKGLINDPDIDGSHNIRKGLLLARRILLDVLGCGLAAATEFLEPTSPQFIADAVSWGAIGARNTESQIHRQLASGLSMPVGFKNATDGSVKAAVNGCYSAAQRHAFFGIDHKGRACSIQTLGNPDCHVVLRGSIHGPNYDAASVAAAMDDIRAMMPADCAASHGVIVDCSHGNSGKDEHRQAEVVRDIAGRIAGGERGITGIMMESFLEGGNQPAAPLKELVYGKSITDKCISWPDTASLLRELAEAVATRRWS; from the coding sequence ATGCAGCCGAACGACAAGCCCCGCGACATCGCCGAGGACCTTCGCGTCATCAAGCAGGCGATGGACGAGGGCAAGAATCCGTTGGTCGCCACCGACGTGCCCCGCTGGGAGGATATGGTAGGCGTCAACCGCATCATCAACCGCCGCGTCATCGAACTCGAGCCGCTGCCCACGCCCGCGCAGGTGCTCACCGACATGCCGCTTGACGAGCACGCGCAGCAGATCGTCTCGTATTCGCGCGACGAGATCCGCGCCTGCCTGACCGGCATGGACGACCGTCTGCTGGTGATCGTCGGCCCTTGCTCCGTGCACGATCCGGCCGCCGCGCTCGATTACGCCCGCCGTCTGGCCAAACTCAAAGACGAACTCGATGAGCATCTGCTCATCGTCATGCGCGTGTATTTCGAGAAGCCGCGCACCACGGTCGGCTGGAAGGGGCTGATCAACGATCCCGACATCGACGGCAGCCACAACATCCGCAAAGGCCTGCTCTTGGCCCGGCGCATCCTGCTCGACGTGCTCGGCTGTGGACTGGCGGCCGCCACGGAATTCCTCGAACCCACCTCGCCGCAGTTCATCGCCGACGCGGTCAGCTGGGGCGCGATCGGCGCGCGCAACACGGAAAGCCAGATCCACCGCCAGCTCGCCTCCGGCCTGTCCATGCCGGTGGGATTCAAAAACGCGACCGACGGTTCGGTCAAGGCCGCGGTCAACGGCTGCTATTCCGCCGCGCAACGGCACGCGTTCTTCGGCATTGACCATAAGGGGCGCGCCTGCTCGATCCAGACGCTCGGCAACCCCGACTGCCATGTGGTGCTGCGCGGCTCCATCCACGGGCCCAACTACGACGCCGCGTCCGTGGCCGCCGCGATGGATGACATCCGCGCGATGATGCCGGCCGATTGCGCCGCCTCGCATGGCGTGATCGTGGACTGCTCGCACGGTAACTCCGGCAAGGACGAGCATCGTCAGGCCGAGGTGGTGCGCGACATCGCAGGCCGCATCGCAGGCGGGGAGCGCGGCATCACCGGCATTATGATGGAAAGCTTCCTCGAGGGCGGCAACCAGCCCGCCGCGCCATTGAAGGAGCTGGTGTACGGCAAGTCGATCACCGACAAATGCATCAGCTGGCCCGACACGGCCAGCCTGCTGCGCGAACTCGCCGAAGCCGTCGCCACCCGCCGCTGGAGCTGA
- a CDS encoding 3-deoxy-7-phosphoheptulonate synthase encodes MAALRGPDSSEDDRRLGEQAVFPETVDVNIRQLDPIPAPRAFLKELPLTDEMSELVLHSRQEIRDVLHGRDDRLLVIVGPCSIHDPKAAHEYAEKLAAVKRELEDRLVIVMRVYFEKPRTTIGWKGLINDPDLDGRFNIRKGMWMARKVLTDVLSLGLPTATEWLDPITPQYICDLISWGAIGARNTESQVHRELASGLSMPVGFKNSTDGSIKAAADSCFAAAFEHHFLSINLDGRVISAETKGNPDCHLVLRGSSHGPNYDAASVAEALESLKASKASGPSEHGLVIDAAHGNCGKDEVREAEVVEEIAERVAAGELGILGVMMESFLVAGNQKPAPLDQLVYGQSVTDSCVPWDRTAELLHKLADAVDARRAR; translated from the coding sequence ATGGCAGCATTGCGCGGTCCGGACAGTTCCGAAGACGATCGTCGCTTGGGGGAGCAGGCCGTCTTTCCGGAGACGGTCGACGTCAACATCCGCCAGCTCGACCCGATTCCCGCGCCCCGCGCGTTTCTGAAGGAGCTGCCGCTCACCGACGAGATGAGCGAGCTGGTGCTGCATTCGCGCCAGGAGATCCGCGACGTGCTGCACGGTCGCGACGACCGTCTGCTGGTGATCGTCGGCCCCTGTTCGATCCACGACCCCAAGGCGGCGCACGAATACGCCGAGAAGCTCGCCGCCGTCAAACGCGAGCTCGAGGACCGTCTGGTCATCGTGATGCGCGTGTATTTCGAGAAGCCGCGCACCACCATCGGCTGGAAGGGCCTGATCAACGATCCCGACCTCGACGGCCGTTTCAACATCCGCAAAGGCATGTGGATGGCGCGCAAGGTGCTCACCGACGTGCTCAGCCTGGGACTTCCCACCGCCACCGAATGGCTCGACCCGATCACCCCGCAGTACATCTGCGATCTGATCAGCTGGGGAGCGATCGGCGCGCGCAACACCGAAAGCCAGGTGCACCGCGAGCTCGCCTCCGGTCTGTCGATGCCGGTGGGCTTCAAGAACTCCACCGACGGCTCCATCAAAGCGGCCGCCGACTCCTGCTTCGCCGCCGCGTTCGAGCACCATTTCCTGTCGATCAACCTCGACGGCCGTGTGATCTCCGCCGAAACCAAGGGCAATCCCGACTGCCATCTGGTGCTGCGCGGATCCAGCCACGGCCCCAACTACGACGCCGCGTCCGTGGCGGAGGCGTTGGAGTCGCTCAAGGCTTCGAAGGCTTCCGGCCCCAGCGAGCACGGTCTGGTGATCGACGCCGCGCACGGCAACTGCGGCAAGGACGAGGTGCGTGAGGCCGAGGTGGTCGAGGAGATCGCCGAACGCGTCGCCGCCGGTGAGCTGGGCATTCTCGGCGTGATGATGGAAAGCTTCCTGGTCGCCGGCAATCAGAAGCCCGCGCCGCTCGACCAACTGGTGTACGGCCAGTCCGTCACCGATTCCTGCGTGCCGTGGGACCGCACGGCCGAACTGCTGCATAAGCTGGCCGACGCCGTCGACGCCCGCCGCGCCCGCTGA
- a CDS encoding MaoC/PaaZ C-terminal domain-containing protein: MAEQTLYFEDYELGSTRVTGARTITEADFVIHAGQTGDFFPHHMDAEFAKTTEFGQRIAHGTLTFSVGVGLTASFVNPVAFSYGYDHLRFIKPVFIGDTIHTEVTIHEKKDSPKHADQGVVTERLAIINQRGETVMVADHLLMCQKKTS; this comes from the coding sequence ATGGCCGAACAGACACTGTATTTCGAGGATTACGAACTGGGCAGCACGCGCGTGACCGGCGCCCGCACCATCACGGAAGCGGATTTCGTGATCCATGCCGGGCAGACCGGCGACTTCTTCCCCCACCATATGGATGCCGAATTCGCCAAAACCACCGAATTCGGCCAGCGCATCGCCCACGGCACGCTCACCTTCAGCGTGGGCGTCGGCCTGACCGCGTCGTTCGTCAATCCGGTGGCCTTCTCCTACGGCTACGACCATCTGCGCTTCATCAAGCCGGTGTTCATCGGCGACACCATCCACACGGAGGTGACCATCCATGAGAAGAAGGACTCGCCCAAGCATGCGGACCAAGGCGTCGTGACCGAGCGTCTCGCCATCATCAACCAGCGCGGGGAGACCGTGATGGTGGCCGACCATCTGCTGATGTGCCAGAAGAAAACTTCCTGA